A region from the Rosa rugosa chromosome 6, drRosRugo1.1, whole genome shotgun sequence genome encodes:
- the LOC133713729 gene encoding ARF guanine-nucleotide exchange factor GNOM-like yields MGRLKVQSGIKAVEGEPKDSDGIYSDKATLACIINSEIGTVLAVMRRNVRWGGRYASDDDQMEHSLIQSLKALRKKIFSWQHQLNSISPAVYLKPFLDVIRSDETGAPITGVALASVYNILTLDVIDQNSVNVEDAMHLLVDAITGCRFEVTDPASEEVVLMKILQVLLACMKSKASFMLSNQQVCTIVNTCFRIVHQAGTKGELLQRIARHTMHELVRCIFSHLPDIRSTENALSNGSNSLKQETSGRNNEHALESRQLDNGSISSEYDSQLLSTNPALHASPGIIESVMGERTTGASDRKDAVQNDLNLMTEPFGVPSMVEIFQFLCSLLNVVEHIGSGPKSNPIAFDEDVPLFALTLVNSAIELGGSSIQHHPKLLSLVRDELFQNLMQFGLSTSPLILSMVCSIVLNLYHHLRTELKLQLEAFFSCVILRLAQSRYGASYQQQEVAMEALVDFCRQKNFMVEMYANLDCDITCSNIFEELANLLSKSAFPVNSPLSSFHILALDGLIAVIQAMTERVENGSYSLSHTPVTLEEYTPFWMVKCDNYSDPNHWVPFVRQTKYIKRRLITGADHFNHDPKKGLEFLQGIHLLPEKLDPQSVACFFRYTAGLDKNLIGDFLGNHDDFCIQVLHKFAGTFDFQDMNLDTALRLFLETFRLPGESQKIQRVLEAFSERYYEQSPLILADKDAALLLSYSIIMLNTDQHNVQVKKKMTEEDFIRNNRHINGGEDLPREFLSELYHSICKNEIRTTPEQGAGFPEMTPSRWIDLMHKSKKNAPFIVSDSRAYLDQDMFSIVSGPTIAAISVVFDNAEQEEVYQTCLDGFLAVAKISACYHLEDVLDDLVVSLCKFTTLLNSSFHDEPELEFGDDIKARMSTVTVFTIANRYGDYIRTGWRNIIDCILRLHKLGLLPARVAQDAADESEFPSETDHGKPITNSQSKIHTPSVSTPKKSSGFMGRFSQLLSLDTEEPKPQPSEEELATRQRTVQTVEECHIDSIFTESKFLQAESLLQLSQALIWAAGRLQKGNNSAEDEDTVVFCLELLIAITLNNRDRILLLWQGVYEFISNIVQSTVMPCALVEKAVFGLLRICQRLLPYKENLADDLLRSLQLVLKLDARVADAYCEQITQEVSRLVKANASHIRSQLGWRTITSLLSITARHPDASEAGFDALFFIMSGGTHLLPANYVLCVDASRQFAESRVGQADRSVCALDLMAGSVDCLARWAREAKLSMNEEDSVKMSQDIGEMWLRLVQGLRKVCLDQREVVRNHALSLLRNCLTGVDGIPLPYGLWLQCFDLVIFTVLDDLLEIAQVHSQKEYRNMEGTLILAMKLLSKVFLQLLPDLSHLTTFCKLWLGVISRMENYMKVKVGGRKSEKLQDEVPELLKNTLLVMNLRGVLVQKSGSGEDGLWEQTWLHVNRIAPSLQAEVLAQILVQSHTEQGETGVSAEKGSSTETIPSGGSGCGG; encoded by the exons ATGGGGCGTCTAAAGGTGCAAAGTGGGATCAAGGCAGTTGAGGGAGAACCCAAGGACTCTGATGGAATATATTCCGACAAAGCTACTTTAGCATGCATCATTAACTCAGAAATAGGTACCGTATTAGCGGTTATGAGGAGGAATGTAAGATGGGGGGGACGGTATGCATCGGATGATGATCAGATGGAACACTCTCTAATCCAGTCTTTGAAGGCTTTGCGCAAGAAAATTTTTTCGTGGCAGCATCAGTTGAATAGCATCAGTCCAGCTGTGTATCTCAAGCCATTTCTGGATGTGATTAGATCTGACGAAACTGGTGCACCAATCACTGGTGTTGCTCTGGCATCTGTGTACAATATCTTAACACTGGATGTGATTGATCAGAACTCTGTCAACGTTGAAGATGCTATGCACTTGTTAGTTGATGCCATCACTGGCTGCCGATTTGAGGTGACTGACCCTGCATCAGAAGAAGTGGTACTTATGAAGATACTACAGGTTCTTCTGGCTTGCATGAAGAGTAAAGCATCTTTTATGTTGAGTAATCAGCAGGTTTGCACTATAGTGAATACATGTTTCCGTATAGTTCATCAAGCAGGAACAAAAGGTGAGTTGTTGCAACGGATAGCTCGCCACACAATGCATGAGCTTGTTAGATGTATTTTCTCACACCTTCCAGATATCCGCAGCACCGAAAATGCATTGTCAAATGGAAGCAATTCCCTCAAACAAGAG ACTTCAGGGCGCAATAATGAGCATGCACTTGAGAGTAGACAATTGGATAATGGCAGCATTAGTTCTGAGTATGACAGTCAACTATTATCCACAAATCCTGCTTTGCATGCTTCACCAGGCATTATAGAATCTGTGATGGGTGAGAGGACAACCGGGGCTTCTGACAGGAAAGATGCTGTGCAAAATGACTTGAATCTCATGACTGAGCCTTTTGGGGTTCCCAGCATGGTGGAAATTTTTCagtttctttgttctttattaAACGTTGTTGAGCATATAGGATCGGGTCCTAAATCTAATCCCATAGCATTTGATGAAGATGTGCCTCTTTTTGCCTTGACCCTGGTTAATTCGGCTATAGAGTTGGGTGGGTCCTCCATTCAGCATCACCCCAAGTTATTGAGTTTGGTTCGGGATGAATTGTTTCAAAATCTAATGCAATTTGGCCTGTCAACGAGCCCACTTATTCTTTCAATGGTATGCAGCATTGTTCTTAATTTGTATCACCATCTGCGCACTGAACTTAAACTACAGCTTGAGGCTTTCTTTTCCTGCGTGATACTGAGGCTTGCACAAAGTAGGTATGGAGCTTCTTATCAACAGCAGGAGGTGGCCATGGAAGCTCTAGTTGATTTCTGCAGGCAGAAAAATTTCATGGTGGAGATGTATGCTAATTTAGATTGTGACATAACTTGCAGTAATATCTTTGAAGAGCTTGCTAATCTGTTGTCAAAGAGTGCATTCCCAGTTAATAGCCCTTTGTCTTCCTTTCACATTCTTGCTTTGGATGGCCTTATTGCTGTTATTCAGGCAATGACAGAGAGGGTAGAGAATGGATCTTATAGTTTATCTCATACTCCAGTGACTCTTGAGGAGTATACTCCATTCTGGATGGTGAAGTGTGACAACTACAGTGATCCTAATCATTGGGTTCCATTTGTTCGCCAGACGAAGTACATAAAGCGAAGGTTGATAACTGGTGCCGATCATTTTAACCATGACCCAAAGAAAGGGCTGGAATTCCTCCAAGGAATTCATCTCTTGCCTGAGAAACTTGATCCTCAAAGTGTGGCATGCTTTTTCAGGTATACGGCTGGGTTAGACAAGAATCTTATTGGGGATTTCTTGGGAAATCATGATGACTTTTGCATTCAGGTTCTTCATAAATTTGCTGGTACCTTTGATTTCCAAGATATGAACTTGGATACTGCACTCCGCCTTTTTTTGGAAACTTTTAGATTGCCTGGTGAATCACAGAAAATACAGAGGGTGCTTGAAGCATTCTCAGAGAGATACTATGAGCAATCCCCACTAATTCTAGCTGACAAGGATGCTGCTCTTCTTTTATCTTATTCAATCATAATGCTCAATACAGATCAGCACAATGTTcaggtgaagaagaagatgacagaGGAGGATTTCATTCGAAATAATCGGCACATCAATGGAGGCGAGGATCTTCCCCGAGAGTTCCTGTCAGAGCTTTACCACTCAATATGCAAGAATGAGATCCGCACTACTCCAGAACAAGGTGCTGGTTTTCCTGAAATGACTCCAAGCAGATGGATTGATTTGATGCACAAATCCAAGAAGAATGCTCCATTTATTGTATCTGATTCCAGAGCCTACCTTGATCAGGATATGTTCTCTATAGTGTCTGGGCCTACAATTGCTGCTATATCTGTGGTATTTGATAATGCTGAACAGGAAGAGGTTTACCAAACATGTCTCGATGGCTTTTTAGCTGTTGCCAAGATTTCAGCATGCTATCATCTTGAAGATGTTCTGGATGATCTGGTTGTGTCTCTCTGTAAGTTCACAACCCTCTTAAATTCATCATTTCATGACGAACCTGAACTAGAATTTGGTGATGATATAAAAGCGAGAATGTCAACTGTGACAGTTTTCACAATTGCCAATCGGTATGGTGATTACATTCGTACAGGATGGAGAAATATTATTGACTGTATATTAAGATTACACAAGCTTGGTCTTCTTCCGGCTCGTGTGGCTCAAGATGCAGCTGATGAGTCGGAGTTTCCCTCTGAGACAGATCATGGAAAACCTATCACAAATTCCCAATCTAAAATTCATACGCCTTCCGTTAGTACTCCTAAGAAATCCTCTGGATTCATGGGTCGGTTTAGTCAGCTCTTATCTCTTGATACAGAGGAGCCGAAACCACAGCCTTCTGAAGAAGAACTTGCTACTCGTCAGCGCACTGTACAGACAGTTGAAGAGTGCCACATTGACAGCATATTTACCGAAAGCAAGTTTTTGCAGGCCGAATCCCTCTTACAGCTTTCACAAGCACTGATCTGGGCTGCAGGGCGACTTCAGAAAGGGAATAACTCTGCTGAGGATGAAGATACTGTTGTCTTTTGCTTGGAGTTGCTGATTGCTATTACCCTGAATAATAGGGATAGGATTTTGCTTCTTTGGCAGGGTGTGTATGAGTTCATATCCAACATTGTGCAGTCAACTGTCATGCCTTGTGCCTTGGTAGAAAAGGCTGTCTTTGGACTTCTTCGGATTTGTCAGCGGCTGCTTCCCTATAAGGAAAACCTTGCTGATGATCTTTTGAGGTCACTGCAGCTTGTCTTGAAGCTTGATGCTCGGGTTGCCGATGCATACTGTGAGCAAATTACACAGGAAGTCAGTAGGCTTGTAAAGGCAAATGCCTCTCACATCAGATCTCAATTGGGGTGGCGCACAATTACGTCCCTACTCTCAATCACTGCTCGGCACCCGGATGCTTCTGAGGCTGGTTTTGACGCACTGTTCTTCATTATGTCAGGTGGAACTCACTTGTTGCCAGCAAATTATGTTCTCTGTGTCGATGCGTCACGGCAGTTTGCTGAGTCTCGTGTTGGGCAGGCAGATCGGTCTGTCTGTGCACTGGATCTTATGGCAGGTTCTGTTGATTGTTTAGCAAGATGGGCCCGTGAGGCTAAGCTATCTATGAATGAGGAGGATTCTGTGAAAATGTCTCAGGATATTGGGGAAATGTGGTTGAGGCTTGTTCAGGGATTGAGAAAAGTTTGTTTAGACCAAAGAGAAGTGGTTAGGAACCATGCTTTGTCGTTGTTACGGAACTGCTTGACAGGAGTTGATGGGATCCCTCTTCCATATGGTCTGTGGTTGCAGTGCTTTGATCTTGTGATTTTCACAGTGCTTGATGATTTGCTTGAAATTGCACAGGTTCACTCCCAAAAGGAGTACCGCAACATGGAAGGCACTCTTATCCTGGCCATGAAGCTCTTGTCCAAAGTGTTTTTGCAGCTACTTCCTGACCTATCACATTTAACAACCTTCTGTAAACTATGGCTGGGTGTTATTAGTCGAATGGAAAACTATATGAAGGTGAAAGTTGGAGGGAGGAAAAGTGAGAAGCTTCAGGACGAAGTACCTGAGCTACTTAAGAACACCTTGCTTGTAATGAATTTAAGGGGAGTGCTTGTTCAAAAGAGTGGTTCAGGTGAGGATGGCTTGTGGGAGCAGACATGGCTACATGTAAATAGAATTGCTCCATCTTTGCAAGCTGAGGTGCTTGCTCAAATTCTAGTGCAGTCACATACTGAGCAGGGTGAAACAGGAGTATCTGCTGAAAAGGGTTCTTCAACTGAAACAATACCCTCTGGAGGTTCTGGCTGTGGTGGGTAG
- the LOC133718717 gene encoding ARF guanine-nucleotide exchange factor GNOM-like produces the protein MGRLKLQSGIKAIEEEPEECDATISHKATLACIINSEIGSVLAVMRRNVRWGGRYMSGDDQLEHSLIQSLKALRKQIFSWQHQWHTINPAVYLQPFLDVIRSDETGAPITGVALSSVYNILTLDVIDQNSVNVDDAMHLLVDAITSCRFEVTDPASEEVVLMKILQVLLACMRSKASVMLSNQHVCTIVNTCFRIVHQAGTKGELLQRIARHTMHELVRCIFSHLPDVHNTESALVNGNNTVKREIAGVNNEYAFGSRQLENGNINSEYDLQQLSTYPASNGSSGLVASGIDENTIGASGGKEAVQYDLQLMTEPYGVPCMVEIFHFLCSLLNVSEHMGMGPRSNTIAFDEDVPLFALVLINSAIELGGASIQHHPKLLNLVQDELFRNLMQFGLSTSPLILSMVCSIVLNLYHHLRSELKLQLEAFFSCVILRLAQSKYGASYQQQEVAMEALVDFCRQKSFMVEMYANLDCDITCSNVFEELANLLSKSAFPVNCPLSSIHILALDGLIAVIQGMAERVGNGSVSSAHTPVNLEEYTPFWMVKCDNYSDPNHWVPFVRRRKYIKRRLMIGADHFNRDPKKGLEFLQGTHLLPDKLDPQSVACFFRYTAGLDKNLVGDFLGNHDEFCVQVLHKFAGTFDFQDMNLDTALRLFLETFRLPGESQKIQRVLEAFSERYYEQSPLILANKDAALLLSYSIIMLNTDQHNVQVKKKMTEEDFIRNNRHINGGSDLPRDFLTELYHSICKNEIRTTPEQGAGYPEMTPSRWIDLMHKSKKNAPFIVSDSRAYLDHDMFAIMSGPTIAAISVVFDHAEHEEVYQTCIDGFLAIAKISACHHLEDVLDDLVVSLCKFTTLLNPSSVEEPVLAFGDDTKARMSTVTVFTIANRYGDYIRTGWRNILDCILRLHKLGLLPARVASDAADESEFSADAGPGKPITNSLSSVHMPTVGTPRRSSGLMGRFSQLLSLDTEEPRSQPTEQQLAAHQRTLQTIQKCHIDGIFTESKFLQAESLLQLARALIWAAGRPQKGNSSPEDEDTAVFCLELLIAITLNNRDRIVLLWQGVYEHISNIVQSTVMPCALVEKAVFGLLRICQRLLPYKENLADELLRSLQLVLKLDARVADAYCEQITLEVSRLVKANASHIRSSLGWRTITSLISITARHPEASEAGFDTLSFIMSDGTHLLPANYILCVDASRQFAESRVGQTERSLTALDLMAGSVDCLVRWAHEAKQATNEDEAVKMSQDIGEMWLRLVQGLRKVCLDQREEVRNHALSLLQKCLTEVDGIPLPHGLWLQCFDLVIFTMLDDLLEIAQGHSQKDYRNMEGTLISAMKLLSKVFLQLLSDLSQLTTFCKLWLGVLSRIEKYMKVKVRGKKSDKLQDQVPELLKNTLVVMNLKGVLVQRSALGGDSLWELTWLHVNNISPSLQSEVFPDQTLEQSETKTGETGGGLVSDEAGKVAPTETVSSEVSGTGG, from the exons ATGGGGCGTCTGAAGCTGCAAAGTGGAATCAAGGCAATTGAGGAAGAACCTGAGGAATGTGATGCAACCATTTCTCATAAAGCTACTTTAGCATGCATCATTAATTCAGAAATAGGTTCTGTTTTAGCGGTTATGAGGAGGAATGTGAGATGGGGAGGACGTTATATGTCAGGTGACGATCAGCTTGAACATTCTCTAATCCAGTCACTAAAGGCGCTACGCAAACAAATCTTTTCATGGCAGCATCAGTGGCATACCATCAATCCTGCTGTGTATCTCCAGCCATTTTTGGATGTGATTAGATCGGATGAAACTGGTGCACCAATCACTGGTGTCGCTTTGTCATCTGTTTACAATATCTTAACACTTGATGTGATTGATCAGAATTCTGTAAATGTTGACGATGCCATGCACCTTTTAGTTGATGCCATCACTAGCTGTCGATTTGAGGTGACTGATCCTGCATCAGAAGAAGTGGTACTGATGAAGATACTACAGGTTCTTCTGGCTTGCATGAGGAGTAAAGCATCTGTTATGTTGAGTAATCAACATGTTTGCACTATAGTGAACACATGTTTCCGGATAGTTCATCAAGCTGGAACAAAAGGTGAATTATTGCAAAGAATAGCTCGCCACACCATGCACGAACTTGTCAGATGTATTTTCTCACACCTTCCAGATGTTCACAACACCGAAAGTGCATTGGTAAATGGAAACAATACTGTCAAGCGAGAG ATTGCAGGAGTTAATAATGAGTATGCTTTTGGGAGTAGACAATTAGAGAACGGAAACATAAATTCTGAGTATGATCTTCAACAATTATCCACATATCCCGCCTCGAATGGTTCCTCTGGTCTGGTAGCATCTGGGATCGATGAAAATACAATTGGGGCTTCTGGCGGGAAGGAGGCTGTTCAATACGACTTGCAACTAATGACTGAGCCGTATGGGGTCCCTTGCATGGTGGAAATATTTcactttctttgttctttgttaAATGTTTCTGAGCATATGGGAATGGGTCCCAGATCTAATACTATAGCATTTGACGAAGATGTGCCTCTTTTCGCCTTGGTTTTAATCAATTCAGCTATAGAGTTGGGTGGGGCCTCCATTCAGCATCACCCCAAGTTATTGAATTTGGTTCAGGATGAATTGTTTCGGAATCTGATGCAATTTGGCCTATCAACTAGTCCACTTATTCTTTCAATGGTTTGCAGCATTGTTCTTAATTTGTATCACCATCTGCGCTCTGAACTTAAACTTCAGCTCGAGGCTTTCTTTTCCTGTGTGATATTGAGACTTGCACAAAGCAAGTATGGAGCTTCTTATCAACAGCAGGAGGTTGCTATGGAGGCTCTTGTTGACTTCTGCAGGCAGAAAAGTTTCATGGTGGAGATGTACGCTAACTTGGACTGTGACATAACTTGCAGTAATGTATTTGAAGAACTTGCTAATCTGTTGTCAAAGAGTGCATTCCCTGTTAATTGCCCTTTGTCTTCAATTCACATTCTTGCTTTGGATGGTCTTATTGCCGTCATTCAAGGAATGGCAGAAAGGGTAGGGAATGGATCAGTAAGTTCTGCGCATACTCCAGTGAATCTGGAAGAGTATACTCCATTCTGGATGGTGAAGTGTGACAACTACAGCGATCCTAATCATTGGGTTCCATTTGTTCGCCGGAGGAAGTACATAAAGAGAAGATTGATGATCGGAGCCGATCATTTTAACCGTGACCCAAAGAAAGGGTTGGAGTTCCTccaaggaactcatctcttgCCTGATAAACTTGATCCTCAAAGTGTGGCCTGCTTTTTCAGGTATACAGCTGGGCTAGACAAGAATCTTGTCGGGGATTTCTTGGGAAATCATGACGAGTTTTGTGTTCAGGTTCTTCACAAATTTGCTGGTACCTTTGATTTCCAAGATATGAATTTGGATACTGCACTCCGCCTTTTCTTGGAGACGTTTCGTTTGCCTGGAGAATCACAAAAGATACAAAGGGTTCTTGAAGCATTCTCAGAGAGATACTACGAGCAATCACCTCTAATTCTAGCAAACAAGGATGCTGCTCTTCTGTTATCATATTCAATCATAATGCTCAATACAGATCAGCACAATGTTcaggtgaagaagaagatgacagaGGAGGATTTCATTCGGAATAATAGACACATCAATGGAGGCAGTGATCTACCTCGAGATTTCCTGACAGAGCTTTATCACTCAATATGCAAGAATGAGATTCGCACTACTCCAGAACAAGGTGCTGGTTATCCTGAGATGACCCCAAGCCGGTGGATTGATTTGATGCACAAATCCAAGAAAAATGCTCCATTCATTGTATCTGATTCCAGAGCCTACCTAGACCATGATATGTTTGCTATAATGTCTGGCCCTACAATTGCTGCCATCTCTGTGGTATTTGATCATGCAGAACATGAAGAGGTTTATCAAACATGCATTGATGGATTTTTAGCTATTGCAAAGATTTCAGCATGCCACCATCTTGAAGATGTACTAGATGATTTGGTTGTGTCTCTCTGTAAGTTCACAACTCTGTTAAACCCATCATCAGTTGAGGAACCTGTGCTAGCCTTTGGTGATGACACAAAAGCTAGGATGTCAACTGTGACAGTTTTCACCATTGCCAATAGGTATGGTGATTATATTCGCACTGGTTGGAGAAATATTCTGGACTGCATCTTAAGATTGCACAAGCTTGGTCTTCTTCCTGCTCGTGTGGCTAGCGATGCAGCTGATGAGTCAGAGTTTTCTGCTGACGCAGGTCCTGGCAAGCCAATAACAAATTCTCTATCTTCTGTTCACATGCCTACTGTGGGTACTCCTAGGAGATCTTCTGGATTGATGGGTCGGTTTAGTCAGCTCTTATCTCTTGACACAGAGGAGCCGAGATCACAGCCCACTGAACAACAACTTGCTGCTCATCAACGTACCCTTCAGACTATTCAAAAGTGCCACATTGACGGCATATTTACTGAGAGCAAATTTCTGCAGGCTGAATCCTTGTTACAGCTTGCACGTGCATTGATTTGGGCAGCAGGGCGACCGCAGAAAGGGAACAGCTCTCCGGAGGACGAAGATACCGCTGTTTTCTGTTTGGAATTGCTGATTGCTATTACCCTAAATAATAGGGATAGGATTGTGCTTCTTTGGCAGGGTGTGTATGAGCACATATCAAACATTGTTCAGTCAACTGTGATGCCTTGTGCCCTGGTAGAAAAGGCTGTTTTTGGACTTCTTAGAATTTGCCAGCGGCTGCTTCCCTATAAAGAAAACCTTGCTGATGAACTGCTGAGGTCCCTGCAGCTTGTCTTAAAGCTTGATGCTCGGGTTGCCGATGCATACTGTGAGCAAATTACTCTGGAAGTCAGTCGCCTTGTGAAAGCAAATGCCTCTCACATCAGATCCTCGTTAGGGTGGCGCACAATTACATCCCTAATCTCCATCACGGCCCGCCACCCCGAAGCTTCTGAGGCTGGTTTTGACACACTGTCCTTCATTATGTCTGATGGAACCCACTTGTTGCCAGCCAATTATATTCTATGTGTTGATGCATCAAGGCAGTTTGCTGAGTCTCGTGTTGGGCAGACAGAGCGATCTCTGACCGCATTAGATCTTATGGCAGGTTCTGTTGATTGTTTGGTAAGGTGGGCCCACGAGGCTAAGCAAGCTACTAATGAGGATGAAGCTGTGAAAATGTCTCAGGATATTGGGGAAATGTGGTTGCGGCTTGTTCAGGGGTTGAGAAAAGTTTGTTTGGACCAAAGAGAAGAGGTTAGGAACCATGCTTTGTCATTGTTGCAGAAGTGCTTGACAGAAGTTGATGGGATCCCTCTTCCACATGGTCTGTGGTTACAGTGCTTTGATCTTGTAATCTTCACAATGCTTGATGACTTGCTTGAAATTGCACAAGGACACTCCCAAAAGGACTACCGGAACATGGAAGGCACACTTATCTCTGCCATGAAGCTCTTGTCCAAAGTTTTTCTGCAGCTACTATCTGACCTGTCACAATTAACAACCTTCTGCAAACTATGGCTGGGTGTTCTCAGTCGAATTGAAAAATATATGAAGGTGAAAGTTAGAGGGAAAAAAAGTGACAAGCTTCAGGACCAAGTACCAGAACTACTTAAGAACACCTTGGTTGTGATGAATTTGAAGGGAGTGCTTGTTCAGAGGAGTGCTTTAGGAGGAGATAGCTTGTGGGAGCTGACATGGTTACATGTAAACAACATTTCTCCATCCTTGCAATCAGAGGTTTTCCCTGATCAAACTTTGGAGCAGTCAGAGACCAAGACAGGCGAAACTGGGGGAGGCCTAGTATCTGATGAAGCGGGTAAAGTAGCTCCAACTGAAACGGTGTCCTCTGAAGTTTCTGGCACTGGAGGTTAG
- the LOC133716875 gene encoding ADP,ATP carrier protein, mitochondrial-like produces the protein MHQAWKMRITVFTAFSNVVVLLLFASNLASGGAVGASSLFFVYSLDYARTQLADESKATKKGGERQFNGLMDVYKKTLKSDGIVGVYRGFNISCVGIIVYRGLYFGLYDSLKPMVLTGGLQDSFFASFAFGWVVLNGACLASYPIDTIRRRMIMTSGKAVKHKSSFGV, from the exons ATGCACCAGGCTTGGAAGATGAGGATTACAGTGTTCACTGCCTTTAGCAATGTGGTTGTTCTACTCTTG TTTGCTAGTAACTTGGCCTCAGGAGGTGCAGTTGGtgcttcttctcttttctttgtctACTCTTTGGACTATGCCCGTACCCAATTGGCTGATGAGTCTAAGGCTACAAAGAAGGGAGGAGAAAGACAATTCAATGGTCTGATGGATGTCTACAAGAAGACATTGAAATCTGATGGTATTGTTGGTGTATACCGTGGATTCAATATATCATGTGTTGGTATCATTGTTTACCGTGGTTTGTACTTTGGACTGTATGATTCACTCAAGCCTATGGTCCTAACGGGAGGTTTGCAAGATAGTTTCTTTGCTAGCTTTGCTTTTGGATGGGTCGTCCTCAATGGTGCTTGTCTTGCTTCCTACCCAATTGACACTATTCGAAGAAGAATGATAATGACCTCCGGTAAAGCTGTCAAGCACAAGAGTTCTTTTGGTGTTTGA